One region of Miscanthus floridulus cultivar M001 chromosome 19, ASM1932011v1, whole genome shotgun sequence genomic DNA includes:
- the LOC136529097 gene encoding uncharacterized protein isoform X1 — protein sequence MRRAGDASSGRGGADAAAISPAREEQMWWRGTSDSSTTAKHIFQMLEAIVGRVIVLWQTHMLEEIRQLKEHSRMQDKVIEELKNNQRHHENQEATMENFARSDHNNSQNQAVLSKRKRVHCVAPNQNDGFLEHRDELGHHGGPRETMTIAHQEVAHDKVTCNKRQAPKQLPVGSMVLLMTSKYPNKVNVAYATLLSTDPEATVGGVKTGNQFYKVRIDHAIAKDEPLVRPRPGCNNIGDAQAKGVSIAWPSMFVQMINDWIPTSMCTKNN from the exons ATGCGGCGAGCCGGCGATGCAAGCTCAGGCCGGGGAGGCGCGGATGCAGCAGCAATTTCTCCGGCTAGGGAGGAGCAGATGTGGTGGCGGGGTACCTCCGATTCCTCGACGACAGCAAAGCACATCTTCCAGATGCTCGAAGCCATCGTTGGACGCGTCATCGTCCTATGGC AGACTCACATGTTGGAGGAAATAAGGCAACTCAAAGAGCATTCTAGAATGCAAGACAAAGTTATTGAAGAACTAAAAAACAATCAAAGGCACCATGAGAACCAAGAAGCAACAATG GAAAATTTTGCTAGGAGTGATCATAACAATTCTCAGAATCAAGCGGTGCTTTCTAAAAGAAAA AGAGTTCACTGTGTTGCACCCAACCAGAATGATGGATTCCTTGAACACAGGGATGAATTG GGTCATCATGGAGGGCCTAGAGAGACTATGACCATTGCACACCAGGAGGTGGCTCATGACAAGGTTACATGCAACAAGCGTCAAGCACCTAAACAACTTCCT GTTGGGTCCATGGTGCTACTAATGACTTCAAAATATCCTAATAAGGTTAATGTGGCCTATGCAACTCTCTTGAGCACTGATCCAGAAGCCACTGTTGGTGGAGTTAAGACAGGAAATCAATTCTACAAAGTGCGTATCGATCATGCTATAGCAAAAGATGAGCCATTAGTGAGGCCTAGGCCTGGGTGCAACAATATTGGTGATGCTCAAGCCAAAGGAGTCTCAATTGCTTGGCCTTCGATGTTT GTTCAAATGATTAATGATTGGATTCCTACATCGATGTGTACAAAGAATAATTGA
- the LOC136529097 gene encoding uncharacterized protein isoform X2 → MQAQAGEARMQQQFLRLGRSRCGGGVPPIPRRQQSTSSRCSKPSLDASSSYGENFARSDHNNSQNQAVLSKRKRVHCVAPNQNDGFLEHRDELGHHGGPRETMTIAHQEVAHDKVTCNKRQAPKQLPVGSMVLLMTSKYPNKVNVAYATLLSTDPEATVGGVKTGNQFYKVRIDHAIAKDEPLVRPRPGCNNIGDAQAKGVSIAWPSMFVQMINDWIPTSMCTKNN, encoded by the exons ATGCAAGCTCAGGCCGGGGAGGCGCGGATGCAGCAGCAATTTCTCCGGCTAGGGAGGAGCAGATGTGGTGGCGGGGTACCTCCGATTCCTCGACGACAGCAAAGCACATCTTCCAGATGCTCGAAGCCATCGTTGGACGCGTCATCGTCCTATGGC GAAAATTTTGCTAGGAGTGATCATAACAATTCTCAGAATCAAGCGGTGCTTTCTAAAAGAAAA AGAGTTCACTGTGTTGCACCCAACCAGAATGATGGATTCCTTGAACACAGGGATGAATTG GGTCATCATGGAGGGCCTAGAGAGACTATGACCATTGCACACCAGGAGGTGGCTCATGACAAGGTTACATGCAACAAGCGTCAAGCACCTAAACAACTTCCT GTTGGGTCCATGGTGCTACTAATGACTTCAAAATATCCTAATAAGGTTAATGTGGCCTATGCAACTCTCTTGAGCACTGATCCAGAAGCCACTGTTGGTGGAGTTAAGACAGGAAATCAATTCTACAAAGTGCGTATCGATCATGCTATAGCAAAAGATGAGCCATTAGTGAGGCCTAGGCCTGGGTGCAACAATATTGGTGATGCTCAAGCCAAAGGAGTCTCAATTGCTTGGCCTTCGATGTTT GTTCAAATGATTAATGATTGGATTCCTACATCGATGTGTACAAAGAATAATTGA
- the LOC136526677 gene encoding mitogen-activated protein kinase kinase 3-like: MHIFGPIGNGASSVVERAIFIPVHRILALKKINIFEKEKRQQILNEMRTLCEACCYPGLVEFQGAFYMPDSGQISIALEYMDGGSLADVIRVKKSIPEPVLSHMLQKVLLGLRYLHEVRHLVHRDIKPANLLVNLKGEAKITDFGVSTGLDNTMAMCATFVGTVTYMSPERIRNENYSYAADIWSLGLTILECATGKFPYDVNDGLANLMLQILDDPSPTPPVDAYSSEFCSFINDCLQKDADARPMCEQLLSHPFIKRYAGTEVDLAAYVKSVVDPTERLKQIAEPIGLT; this comes from the exons atgcacatATTTGGTCCCATCGGTAATGGTGCAAGTAGTGTAGTGGAGAGAGCTATATTTATTCCAGTTCATCGAATCTTGGCCTTGAAGAAGATAAACATATTCGAGAAG GAGAAGAGGCAACAAATTCTCAATGAGATGAGAACATTATGTGAAGCATGTTGTTATCCTGGTTTAGTTGAATTCCAGGGTGCATTTTACATGCCTGATTCTGGACAAATAAGCATTGCTCTTGAATACATGGATGGTGGTTCCTTGGCAGATGTTATAAGGGTCAAGAAGTCTATACCAGAACCAGTTCTTTCACATATGCTACAGAAAGTGTTGCTT GGTCTGCGATACTTGCATGAAGTAAGGCATCTAGTGCATAGAGATATAAAGCCAGCAAATTTGCTGGTAAATCTTAAGGGCGAGGCGAAAATTACAGATTTTGGTGTGAGTACTGGTTTGGACAATACAATGGCTATG TGTGCTACCTTTGTAGGCACGGTCACATATATGTCACCTGAGAGAATTCGTAATGAGAACTATTCTTATGCTGCTGATATTTGGAGTCTTGGACTAACAATATTGGAATGTGCTACTGGAAAATTCCCATATGACGTAAATGACGGCCTTGCAAATCTCATGTTGCAG ATACTTGATGATCCATCACCAACACCACCAGTAGATGCTTATTCATCAGAATTCTGCTCCTTCATCAATGATTGCTTGCAGAAAGATGCTGATGCAAGGCCCATGTGTGAGCAG CTTCTGTCACACCCATTCATCAAGAGGTATGCAGGAACCGAGGTGGACTTGGCAGCATATGTCAAAAGTGTTGTTGATCCAACAGAAAGATTAAAGCAAATAGCTGAG CCCATTGGGCTCACATAG